One window from the genome of Candidatus Chlorohelix allophototropha encodes:
- a CDS encoding anthranilate synthase component II — MLLMIDNYDSFTYNLVQYFAELGEEVLVYRNDAITLDEISRIKPARIVISPGPGEPKDAGVSEDVIRQFGTGIPILGVCLGHQAIGEVFGGTVERAPELMHGKVSPIHHNGEGVFAGIPQNFKATRYHSLVVRQSDLPSELEVTASTESGLIMGLRHRQYPIHGVQFHPESILTENGKDLLRNFLSIKN, encoded by the coding sequence ATGCTGTTGATGATTGATAATTACGACTCCTTTACCTATAATCTGGTGCAATATTTTGCCGAGCTTGGCGAAGAAGTGTTGGTGTACCGCAATGATGCCATTACCCTCGATGAAATCAGCCGCATAAAGCCAGCGCGCATCGTTATTTCGCCCGGTCCCGGCGAACCCAAAGATGCAGGAGTAAGTGAAGATGTTATCCGGCAATTTGGTACCGGAATACCTATACTCGGAGTTTGCTTGGGGCATCAGGCAATCGGTGAGGTTTTTGGCGGTACAGTGGAACGCGCTCCTGAACTGATGCATGGCAAAGTCAGCCCGATTCATCACAACGGGGAAGGCGTGTTTGCGGGTATTCCGCAGAATTTTAAGGCGACTCGTTACCATTCGCTGGTGGTGCGCCAAAGTGACCTGCCTTCCGAATTGGAAGTGACTGCCTCTACAGAGAGCGGTTTGATTATGGGCTTGCGGCATCGCCAATATCCGATTCACGGCGTTCAGTTCCACCCGGAGAGCATTTTAACCGAAAACGGTAAAGATTTACTCCGTAACTTTTTATCAATTAAAAACTAG
- a CDS encoding PspA/IM30 family protein, which yields MAGIIDRVTMIVKANVNDLLEKSENPERQLNYFILEMEDSIKEAENTVTGAATQAKMLDLQAQEARRKGQDWEQKAERALKANREDLAREALRMQAQADEEANAYQAQYEEQKKIQEQLRSQMTLLRQKYNELQSNKPTLLARYGMAKLTNKVYGEKDPITGINTGASSRMERKIMAQEALSQMGGAEVKAAQTEAEINKLPDDDLDSELDALKQKMGLGKKADEQKEGQA from the coding sequence ATGGCAGGAATTATTGACCGCGTGACGATGATTGTCAAGGCAAATGTAAATGATTTGCTGGAGAAGTCTGAAAACCCAGAGCGCCAGTTGAACTATTTTATTTTGGAGATGGAAGATAGCATCAAGGAAGCTGAAAATACCGTTACAGGCGCTGCTACTCAGGCAAAAATGCTGGATTTGCAGGCACAGGAAGCTCGGCGTAAAGGGCAAGATTGGGAGCAAAAAGCCGAGCGTGCTTTGAAGGCGAATCGTGAAGATTTGGCGCGGGAAGCCTTGCGGATGCAGGCTCAAGCGGACGAAGAAGCTAATGCTTATCAGGCTCAATACGAAGAGCAGAAGAAGATACAAGAACAACTGCGCTCTCAAATGACCCTGTTGCGGCAAAAATACAATGAGTTGCAAAGTAACAAACCGACCCTTTTGGCTCGTTACGGTATGGCAAAGCTGACTAATAAGGTGTATGGAGAAAAAGACCCTATTACCGGAATTAATACCGGAGCTTCTTCTCGCATGGAGCGCAAAATTATGGCGCAGGAGGCTTTGAGCCAGATGGGTGGCGCTGAAGTAAAGGCGGCTCAAACTGAAGCCGAAATTAATAAGTTGCCGGATGACGACCTAGATTCCGAGCTTGATGCGCTCAAACAAAAGATGGGTTTGGGGAAGAAAGCGGACGAGCAAAAAGAAGGACAAGCTTGA
- the ftsH gene encoding ATP-dependent zinc metalloprotease FtsH: MGENKWLRNSFVYLIIMVAVLALFFTILGNGSKDSNNTITLGEVIRTAADPNQSSKIKEIVITNDSDVGRIRYTDGTEKVFRRETGVTDFGSLLRNAGVDLTKSSFNLKVNESSQWGGILNTLTFLLPTLLFIGVLVFMMRQAQGSNNQALSFGKSRARMFMGNKPSVTFNDVAGADEAKQELAEVVEFLKYPDKFAALGARIPKGVLLVGPPGTGKTLLSKAVAGEAGVPFFSISGSEFVEMFVGVGASRVRDLFDQAKRNSPCIIFIDEIDAVGRQRGAGLGGSHDEREQTLNQILVEMDGFDSNTNVIMIAATNRPDVLDPALLRPGRFDRQVVLDRPDIRGRMAILDVHSRGKPFDKEVSMETLAKQTPGFSGADLENLINEAAILAARRNKKSISMSELEEAIDRVIAGPERKSRVISDKEKAITAYHEVGHALVARMLANVDPVHKISIIPRGMAGGYTRVLPSEDRFLGTKAQFEDQIAWGLGGRAAEEIIFNEISSGASNDIEKSTDMARRMVTQYGMSKKLGPVAFGQKDELIFLGREISEQRNYSDEIAYEIDKEVRSIIDANYQRAKKILGENREKLIEVAELLIQRETLEGEDFEAMFDTKRPEPKPLFRVEPAALNEGQAAAAIYKDQIIPGALRPATGSA; the protein is encoded by the coding sequence ATGGGTGAAAATAAATGGTTAAGGAACAGTTTCGTCTACCTGATAATCATGGTAGCCGTACTTGCACTGTTCTTCACCATTCTGGGTAATGGTAGCAAAGATAGTAACAACACCATTACATTAGGTGAAGTTATCAGAACTGCCGCAGACCCAAATCAAAGCAGCAAAATCAAAGAAATTGTCATTACCAACGATAGTGATGTTGGTAGAATCCGATACACCGATGGCACCGAAAAAGTTTTCCGCCGTGAGACCGGTGTTACCGATTTCGGTTCTTTGCTACGCAACGCCGGAGTTGACCTGACTAAATCCAGCTTTAACCTCAAAGTAAACGAGTCTTCCCAGTGGGGTGGTATTCTTAATACCCTAACCTTCTTGCTCCCTACTCTGTTATTCATTGGGGTGCTGGTATTTATGATGCGACAGGCGCAAGGTAGCAACAATCAGGCGCTTTCTTTTGGCAAAAGTCGTGCCCGTATGTTTATGGGCAACAAGCCCAGCGTAACCTTCAACGATGTTGCCGGTGCGGATGAAGCCAAGCAAGAATTGGCAGAAGTGGTGGAATTCCTCAAATATCCTGATAAATTCGCTGCATTGGGAGCGCGTATCCCTAAAGGCGTGTTGTTGGTAGGTCCTCCGGGCACTGGTAAGACCTTGCTATCCAAAGCGGTGGCAGGCGAAGCAGGCGTACCCTTCTTCAGCATCAGCGGTAGTGAATTTGTAGAAATGTTTGTGGGTGTGGGCGCAAGCCGCGTGCGTGACCTGTTTGATCAGGCTAAACGCAATTCGCCCTGCATTATCTTCATCGACGAAATTGACGCGGTAGGTCGCCAACGTGGCGCTGGTCTGGGTGGAAGCCACGATGAACGTGAGCAAACTCTAAACCAGATTCTGGTGGAAATGGACGGCTTTGATAGCAATACCAATGTAATTATGATAGCCGCTACCAACCGCCCTGACGTGCTTGACCCTGCGCTATTGCGTCCCGGTCGCTTTGACCGACAAGTAGTACTGGATCGCCCTGACATTCGCGGTCGTATGGCTATTCTGGATGTGCATTCACGCGGCAAACCGTTCGACAAGGAAGTTTCAATGGAAACTCTGGCAAAACAAACGCCGGGTTTCAGTGGCGCAGACCTTGAGAACCTAATCAATGAAGCGGCTATTCTGGCAGCCCGCCGCAACAAGAAAAGCATCAGCATGAGCGAGTTGGAAGAAGCAATTGACCGTGTTATCGCCGGACCTGAACGCAAAAGTCGTGTGATTTCTGACAAGGAAAAAGCGATTACTGCTTACCATGAAGTTGGTCACGCTTTAGTCGCGCGTATGCTGGCTAATGTAGACCCGGTTCACAAAATCTCGATTATACCGCGTGGTATGGCGGGTGGTTATACTCGTGTACTGCCAAGCGAAGACCGTTTCTTAGGCACCAAAGCGCAATTTGAAGATCAAATTGCTTGGGGTCTGGGTGGTCGCGCTGCCGAAGAAATTATCTTCAACGAGATTTCCAGCGGCGCAAGCAACGACATTGAGAAATCAACCGATATGGCGCGTCGAATGGTAACTCAATACGGTATGAGCAAAAAGCTTGGTCCTGTAGCTTTTGGTCAAAAAGATGAACTCATCTTCCTCGGACGCGAAATCAGCGAGCAGCGCAACTACTCGGATGAAATCGCCTACGAGATCGATAAAGAGGTTCGTTCAATAATTGACGCTAACTACCAACGCGCCAAGAAGATTTTGGGCGAAAACCGCGAGAAACTCATTGAGGTTGCTGAGTTATTAATTCAGCGCGAAACTCTCGAAGGGGAAGATTTCGAGGCAATGTTTGACACCAAACGCCCTGAACCTAAGCCGTTGTTCCGCGTAGAGCCAGCTGCCCTAAACGAAGGTCAGGCAGCAGCAGCTATCTACAAAGACCAGATCATTCCGGGAGCTTTACGCCCTGCCACCGGTTCGGCATAG
- a CDS encoding tetratricopeptide repeat protein, translating to MMGDKNHPQSFEWESSENKSGFEASDEHLMQLARGHNDRAKVYYEAERFADAEAEVRKALEYAPNWPALHDNLGTICAEQGNYQDALMHYVQALRLDPKRPEVLYNLGYFLLQNGLDTAHFFLEKTLDTDPNYPDAWRVMGEILYERGEISKSISSLGKAIQQKTEDTRARFKLSDIFWEQGDYHQSAQQLESILKIDSNDQIAWHNLGLSAIMLEESERAETSLLKAIEIDPEYLLAHYHLACFYAENFRISESLYHLGRAAALDTEGVREWALEDDKLDHLRGNPRFDEILNGHDLPPR from the coding sequence ATGATGGGAGACAAAAACCATCCACAGTCTTTTGAGTGGGAAAGCAGCGAAAATAAAAGCGGTTTTGAAGCATCTGATGAACATCTGATGCAATTGGCGCGTGGGCATAATGATCGCGCTAAAGTGTACTATGAAGCCGAACGGTTCGCGGATGCGGAAGCAGAGGTGCGTAAAGCCCTTGAATACGCCCCTAATTGGCCCGCCCTTCACGATAACCTCGGCACAATTTGCGCTGAACAAGGTAATTACCAAGATGCCTTGATGCACTATGTACAGGCACTCCGTCTTGACCCCAAACGCCCCGAAGTTTTATACAATTTGGGTTATTTTTTGCTTCAGAACGGATTAGATACCGCCCACTTTTTTCTTGAAAAAACGCTTGACACAGACCCCAACTATCCCGATGCCTGGCGAGTTATGGGCGAAATTCTCTACGAGCGTGGTGAAATTTCCAAATCGATTTCATCTCTGGGAAAAGCTATCCAGCAAAAAACAGAGGATACCCGTGCCCGTTTTAAGCTCTCTGATATTTTCTGGGAACAAGGCGACTATCACCAATCGGCGCAACAACTTGAGTCTATCCTAAAAATAGACTCTAACGACCAGATTGCATGGCATAATCTGGGACTGTCTGCCATTATGCTAGAAGAATCCGAGCGCGCCGAAACCTCCTTGCTTAAGGCTATAGAAATTGACCCCGAATATTTGCTGGCACATTACCACCTAGCTTGTTTTTATGCCGAAAATTTCAGAATAAGTGAATCGCTTTACCATTTGGGACGTGCTGCGGCATTAGATACCGAAGGAGTGCGCGAGTGGGCGTTGGAAGACGATAAACTCGATCACTTGCGAGGAAACCCCCGCTTTGATGAGATTCTGAACGGACATGACCTGCCCCCCCGATAA
- the trpE gene encoding anthranilate synthase component I — translation MQSGQYIPSLEQVKTLAGKGNITPVYREIFADLETPVSAYLKVCRDEPHSFLLESVEGGERLARYSFMGYNPYLTLRLDKGVANARQHGYKQSINYDDPLQVISSYLRAYELVEIPELTKELPRFYGGAVGYLTYETVRYFEKLPSPENDGLGIPEGIFVFCDTVLVFDHLKRRIKIVSHVHLDGSDQEIEASYKDAIARIEKQVERLEGPLPLELIKGKMEGFSDGAVTSNVTKEQYIERVEKAKEYIRAGDIIQVVPSQRLSRPTSAKAINLYRALRAVNPSPYMYYLHFPEVDIIGASPELLVQVENGVVSTHPIAGTVRRGGSDEEDRELGATLAADEKERAEHVMLVDLGRNDIGRVSVPGTVKVTQLMDVERYSHVMHLVSHVEGQLKSDMTAYEALSACFPAGTVSGAPKIRAMEIIAELENDKRGLYAGAVGYFSFSGNLDTAIAIRTIVLKDGVAHVQAGGGVVADSDPEKEYQETLNKAYGMLKALDEVEKLA, via the coding sequence ATGCAGAGCGGTCAATACATACCCAGCCTTGAACAGGTAAAAACACTGGCAGGCAAAGGGAATATCACCCCGGTATACCGCGAGATTTTTGCAGACCTTGAAACGCCCGTTTCAGCCTATCTGAAAGTGTGTCGTGATGAGCCGCACAGCTTTTTGCTGGAAAGCGTTGAGGGTGGGGAACGTCTGGCGCGTTACAGTTTTATGGGTTACAACCCCTACCTGACTTTGCGCTTAGATAAGGGCGTGGCAAATGCTCGCCAACATGGCTATAAGCAAAGCATTAACTATGATGACCCACTTCAAGTTATTTCTAGTTACCTCCGCGCCTATGAACTGGTGGAAATCCCTGAGTTGACCAAAGAACTGCCCCGTTTTTACGGTGGGGCAGTGGGTTACCTGACCTATGAGACGGTGCGCTATTTCGAGAAATTACCCTCTCCTGAAAATGATGGACTTGGTATTCCAGAGGGCATTTTCGTGTTTTGTGATACCGTATTGGTTTTTGACCATCTAAAAAGGCGCATCAAAATAGTCTCACATGTGCATTTGGATGGTAGCGATCAGGAAATTGAAGCCAGCTATAAGGATGCGATAGCGCGTATCGAGAAACAAGTTGAGCGTCTCGAAGGTCCTTTACCACTTGAACTGATTAAGGGGAAGATGGAAGGCTTTAGTGATGGGGCTGTAACCAGCAACGTTACTAAAGAACAGTATATAGAGCGGGTTGAGAAGGCTAAAGAATATATTCGCGCCGGGGATATTATTCAGGTTGTACCTAGCCAGCGTCTCTCACGCCCAACCAGCGCAAAAGCCATCAACCTTTATCGGGCGTTGCGGGCGGTAAACCCCTCACCTTATATGTATTATCTGCACTTTCCTGAAGTTGATATTATCGGAGCATCGCCGGAATTGCTGGTGCAAGTCGAGAACGGCGTGGTTAGCACCCACCCGATTGCCGGAACGGTGCGGCGTGGCGGTAGTGACGAAGAAGACCGCGAGTTGGGCGCAACCCTCGCTGCCGATGAAAAAGAGCGTGCCGAACATGTGATGTTGGTGGATTTGGGGCGAAATGACATTGGGCGGGTGAGCGTGCCGGGTACGGTGAAGGTTACCCAATTAATGGATGTAGAACGCTACTCGCATGTTATGCACCTTGTTTCTCATGTGGAAGGTCAACTGAAATCGGATATGACTGCTTACGAGGCGTTGAGCGCGTGCTTTCCTGCTGGAACGGTCAGCGGCGCACCCAAAATCAGGGCGATGGAAATAATCGCAGAATTAGAGAACGACAAACGCGGTTTGTACGCGGGGGCGGTGGGTTATTTCAGCTTCAGCGGTAACCTTGATACCGCTATTGCTATTCGTACCATTGTATTAAAAGATGGGGTGGCGCATGTTCAGGCGGGTGGTGGGGTCGTAGCCGATAGTGACCCTGAGAAGGAATATCAGGAGACCTTGAACAAGGCTTACGGGATGCTCAAAGCGCTTGATGAAGTGGAAAAGTTGGCATGA
- the trpS gene encoding tryptophan--tRNA ligase, translating to MGKSAFSGIQPSGDMHIGNYLGAIRNWVVDYNTDESIYCIVDLHAITVPQDPELLRNRIRSLTKIYISCGLDINKVAIFVQSHIKEHAELGWIFQCLTPLGWASRMTQYKEKSADKKEQSSVGLLAYPMLMAADILLYQVDGVPVGDDQKQHVELTRDIAQKFNREYGEAFKVPEPWIRDSGARVMALDEPTKKMSKSGGPNNAIMLLDSPAVIKSKIMKATTDSGREIKFNPEQAGLYNLLTIYELFAPGNPTRPEIEEQFAGQGYGGLKKATVEVVVEGLRPIQEKYAELSKDEGYVEQILKDGADKIRPIAAKTLSEVKQRMGIG from the coding sequence ATGGGCAAAAGTGCCTTTAGCGGTATCCAACCTAGCGGTGATATGCATATCGGCAACTATCTGGGCGCAATTCGCAACTGGGTAGTTGATTATAATACTGACGAGAGCATTTATTGTATCGTAGATTTGCACGCCATTACCGTGCCACAAGACCCGGAATTATTGCGAAATCGCATCCGCAGCCTGACTAAAATTTATATCTCCTGTGGGCTTGATATAAATAAAGTGGCAATTTTCGTGCAATCGCATATCAAAGAGCATGCCGAATTGGGCTGGATTTTCCAATGCCTGACCCCGCTTGGTTGGGCAAGTCGCATGACTCAATATAAAGAAAAGAGCGCGGATAAAAAAGAACAATCCAGCGTAGGTTTGCTGGCTTACCCCATGCTGATGGCGGCGGATATTCTGTTGTATCAGGTGGATGGCGTTCCGGTAGGCGATGACCAGAAGCAGCACGTAGAATTGACCCGCGACATTGCTCAGAAATTCAATCGCGAGTACGGCGAAGCTTTCAAAGTCCCCGAACCGTGGATTAGAGATTCGGGCGCACGTGTAATGGCTCTGGATGAACCTACTAAGAAGATGAGCAAAAGCGGTGGACCAAACAACGCTATTATGCTGCTCGACTCGCCTGCTGTAATAAAGTCTAAAATTATGAAGGCTACTACCGATAGCGGCAGAGAAATAAAATTTAACCCGGAACAGGCGGGCTTATACAATCTGCTTACCATCTATGAGCTTTTTGCGCCCGGTAATCCAACCCGCCCTGAAATTGAGGAGCAATTTGCCGGGCAAGGTTACGGCGGACTCAAGAAAGCAACGGTTGAAGTAGTGGTGGAAGGCTTGCGCCCCATTCAAGAGAAATATGCTGAGCTTTCCAAAGATGAGGGCTATGTTGAGCAGATTTTGAAGGATGGCGCGGATAAAATTCGCCCAATTGCAGCTAAAACCTTGTCTGAAGTAAAGCAGCGGATGGGTATCGGTTAG
- a CDS encoding hydroxymethylglutaryl-CoA lyase codes for MKLPKTAKIHEVGPRDGLQNEKAPVSTTDKIALVNALAQAGLTSIEYGSFVSPKWVPQMADSDEVGRLITRLPGISYQALVMNMKGYERAKATGMDSVNIVTGVSETFNRKNMNAGVDESLENYRPIIAQARQDGIQITAYVSTAFGCPYEGEILFANVLEVSRKFLTMGADEVILSDTIGCAHPKQVSELLAMHLEHIPVDKLGVHFHDTRGLALANVLAALQLGVNRFDGSVGGMGGCPFAPGAQGNVCTEDLVFMLEEMGVETGVNVPALIEVSRTVEGLLGRALPGHIKSAKHKPSYLERK; via the coding sequence ATGAAATTACCTAAAACCGCTAAAATTCATGAGGTTGGTCCTCGCGATGGGTTGCAGAACGAGAAAGCGCCTGTTTCTACAACAGATAAAATCGCGCTGGTAAATGCACTGGCGCAAGCGGGTTTGACAAGCATTGAATACGGGTCTTTTGTAAGCCCTAAATGGGTTCCGCAAATGGCAGATAGTGATGAGGTAGGTCGCCTTATTACTCGTTTGCCGGGTATTAGTTACCAGGCATTGGTTATGAATATGAAGGGCTATGAACGAGCCAAAGCAACTGGGATGGATTCGGTTAACATCGTTACGGGTGTTAGCGAGACTTTTAACCGCAAAAATATGAACGCTGGCGTGGATGAGTCGCTGGAAAACTACCGTCCCATAATTGCCCAGGCGCGTCAAGATGGGATTCAGATTACGGCGTATGTATCCACTGCTTTCGGTTGCCCTTACGAAGGAGAAATACTTTTCGCAAATGTTCTAGAGGTTAGCCGGAAATTCTTGACGATGGGGGCGGATGAAGTGATTTTGTCCGATACTATTGGTTGCGCGCATCCTAAACAAGTTAGCGAGTTGCTAGCTATGCATCTTGAGCATATCCCGGTGGATAAACTCGGTGTGCACTTTCATGATACGCGCGGTTTAGCATTGGCAAACGTGTTGGCGGCGCTTCAGCTGGGAGTGAATCGCTTTGATGGTTCAGTAGGAGGAATGGGTGGTTGTCCCTTTGCGCCCGGTGCACAGGGTAACGTCTGTACCGAAGATTTGGTTTTTATGCTAGAGGAAATGGGTGTCGAGACAGGCGTGAATGTTCCCGCGCTTATTGAAGTGTCTCGCACGGTTGAAGGGTTGTTAGGACGTGCCTTGCCCGGTCATATCAAAAGCGCAAAACACAAGCCCAGTTATTTGGAGAGAAAATAA
- a CDS encoding DNA adenine methylase, with product MNYIGSKWSLLPFIQNLLDAKQLNGGVFCDLFSGTTAVGQFAKRLGFQVVSNDWQYYSYVLGKAFLGCNQYPTFELLLKAYPQISERQVQIQPPLPSFSGDKEYNLRLPLLKVVDWLNSLSGIDTGFVFNNYCYGGTKDSEHSRNYFSDENGRSCDAIRQTLETWKVAELVNEDEYYLLLAALLDALDSVANTASVYGAFLKHLKTTARKPLKLKTPVIIPGDKPHKVFCSDANQLIPQLDCDVLYLDPPYNRRQYATNYHLLETVALGDNPELKGKTGLRPYEHQRSRYCLKLEVERAFTDLVSHARARHIILSYNDEGFLSPKEIERIFGMRGRVETHRLTYRRFRADKNRDNRNYAPNQNVYEFLFYVRVENEAELAA from the coding sequence TTGAACTATATCGGCAGCAAGTGGTCTTTACTTCCCTTTATTCAGAATCTTCTCGATGCCAAACAGCTTAACGGCGGGGTTTTTTGCGACCTGTTTTCAGGTACAACCGCAGTGGGGCAATTTGCCAAGCGTTTGGGGTTTCAGGTTGTTTCAAACGATTGGCAGTATTATTCCTATGTACTGGGCAAAGCCTTTTTGGGATGCAATCAATATCCTACCTTCGAACTGCTTTTAAAGGCTTACCCACAAATTTCAGAACGTCAGGTTCAAATCCAACCACCTTTACCCTCCTTTTCCGGCGATAAAGAATACAATTTGCGGTTGCCTTTACTAAAAGTAGTAGATTGGCTGAATTCGCTATCGGGGATTGATACAGGTTTTGTCTTCAACAATTATTGCTATGGTGGCACCAAAGATTCGGAACATTCGCGCAACTATTTTTCCGATGAAAACGGGCGAAGCTGCGATGCGATTCGGCAAACATTGGAAACTTGGAAAGTTGCAGAGTTGGTAAACGAGGATGAGTATTATTTACTATTGGCGGCATTGCTAGATGCGTTGGATAGCGTGGCGAATACAGCCAGTGTTTATGGTGCGTTTCTGAAACATCTAAAAACAACTGCTCGTAAACCCTTAAAACTGAAAACCCCTGTGATTATTCCCGGCGATAAGCCCCACAAAGTATTCTGTAGCGATGCGAACCAGTTGATCCCGCAACTTGATTGTGATGTGCTGTATCTTGACCCGCCCTATAATCGTCGCCAATATGCCACTAATTACCATTTGCTTGAAACGGTGGCGCTTGGCGATAACCCCGAACTAAAGGGTAAAACCGGGCTACGCCCTTATGAGCACCAACGCAGCCGCTATTGCCTGAAGCTAGAAGTAGAAAGGGCATTTACCGACTTGGTAAGCCACGCACGCGCGCGCCACATTATCTTGAGTTATAACGATGAAGGCTTTTTAAGCCCGAAAGAGATTGAGCGCATCTTTGGGATGCGTGGCAGAGTAGAAACCCATCGCCTTACTTATCGCCGCTTCCGTGCCGATAAGAATCGCGATAACCGCAACTACGCCCCTAACCAGAATGTGTATGAATTCCTATTCTATGTTCGAGTAGAGAATGAAGCCGAACTGGCAGCTTAA